A region of the Channa argus isolate prfri chromosome 3, Channa argus male v1.0, whole genome shotgun sequence genome:
ATGGTGGAATGTCGTGGGAGAagcttttaaatcatttaatatGGCTGTTCGTTAGCGCCTTTATGCCTCTTCAACTGAAATGAGCCCACGTTATCATTATCACAGTGGTTAAACGTTGATTATTGATTTTGGATTGTGTCActtaatgcaatttaaaatgaatgatataTGAATAATATAATGCGCTCCagccactatgacctcaataataaaacacaaagtggaATCACAGcgtttctgacagtttcaacttaataCTCAGAAACTATAACCTAGATTGTACAGATGTTGTCGATGTTGTAGAACCCTACATTTGTGCTAACTGATGTCACAATTTCCTGCAATGGTTGGGGTTAGAATATCATTATCTGAACTGCTGTGGAGGTTAAGCGTGAGGAACAAAAAGATCTAGAAGGAGAAGAGACAGCTTCAGCACCTTTTGACCTAAATAAACGTGTTTGATGAAAATTACCGATTCAATCAATCAACcaatgaaaagcaaaacatgtGACAATGTCAgaaatcaacacacacacacacacacacacacacatattattaaGATCTAATGTCATTATGGTGATTTCCAAccaataattttaaaacagtGACAAAACCTATTAATATTTCGAGGTGATTAGCTAGGAAGAAGGGCATGTACATAGTTTTACAGTGACTCTATTGTTTCCACTTTGCTACTACTTGTTACTGTTGAAAGAGATTAAAATTAATTGagttaaaatgaaattgaatcccccccccccccccccgaatgATTGAACAAGCACACTCGATCCCTGATTAATCAGCCAGAATGATAAAAGCTCCTGTTAAAAAGACGCGATAGAAGCTGGACTTTGTTCCTCCACATATGAGGCCATCAAGCGTGTGTGGCTCAAAGTTCAGGTCACACAGACAGTCTCAGTACAGCTGCTgcgagtgtgtttgtgcttccCCTTCAGTGTAACTCTGCTCGCACTGGGCTGTCTGAGCTACAGGATGACCCGCTGGGCCCTTCTTGCTCCCCTCCTGCTCTTGCTGGGCCTGCTCATCCATAGTACCATCAGTCAGGAGGCTGAGGACTCAGCAGCACAGCCACCGACACCAGGCCAGGCCTCTGATGGCGCGGAGGACAAAAACGAAGAGTGGGGAATGCACTCGCTCAGAGGCAGTTTTGAGGCAGTCGGTGGCTACTTTGACTCAATGCTGGAGTTCATGGGCGGCCGTGATGGGGTGTGCCAATACCGCTGTAGATATGGTAAGTGGATATTAGTATTAAACATGTAGAAATAAAGCAATTTCTCAATGAaaaattttatgtttattcacACTTCAACCTTTAACATATTATGTTTATCTTGGCTACATTATTACAAAAGAATGAAATCAAACCTCaattgaaaatgaaagacaGCTAACTGAACAGGAAtttggtgagaaaaaaaaaggtctatGTACTACTGCTCTGtaagaaatgtaaaactacCTTTAACTGCAATGATATACAATTTTAATACTGATATAGTCAGTTCTTTGACTTATCATGACGTTATCATCTGGGAGCTGGCCAGGAACTGGACTGTGACCCCAGCATGATAGGAAACATTTTATGCACTGACTGGGGAATGTGTCAAATATCATGTCACTAGATATAAAACTATGTGCACATATGGACCTATGTATGCAGCCTATGTTGTTATCAAATAGAATCTCATGGGGCTGTTGTGAAGTGTGACCAACAACTCATATTGCCTACTGCTTTGCTTCCTCTGTCAGGTAAAGCCCCTCTTCCTCGCTCTGGCTACCAGATGCCAGAACCCAATGGATGTACCTCCTACTTCTTTGGACTTCCAGTTCCAGAAGGGgtacgttttgttttgttgtggatATTCTGTGGGAAATGCCACCAAATTTTAATCCGTGTTCGTTCGCGActatacaaaaaacaaaacataattcttGACACATTCACTAACGTCCTGGACCTTGCAATCATCATTCTTTTATACAATCCTTGTCTTGAAATCATTATTTcaacccaaaccaaaatccCAATGCAGGCTTTAGAGTATACAATGCGAACCTAATACAGTCCCCCTTTATTTAGATGCAGCCTCAGTTATCACACACTGTAACAACTCACAATGTTCTGACACAACTACAAGCATGTCagtattttttccccccaactTTTACACCGTGTTTCCCACTCATGCTATGAGTTGGAGCTGTGGCAGCCACACCACACCAAGAGacaagaaatatattttaaaaaaaaaagaaacaaaattttGCCATCAGCAATAAACCAGCAAATGTCCTCCAAAGAATGCTTATATAGAAAATCATAACGGTTACATGAAGCTCTCTGACTCCAGCAAAGTTTGTACTAATTGTTGGTCAAGACACGGCAATAATTTACGACTTGGTGTCTATCTATCATAATGTCTAATGGACATAATGACCATATCATGTAGTGTAGATACAGTACAAGTCTAACTAAGTTTAATAACTGATTATTTCAGTGAAGTTCTGATGCACATTATAACAGCTGACCATTAGGACATGGCTCAGTAGGGACTTACAATCTTATGGCCTTCTCCTCCACATTCCACATTTGATTTGATAATGAAAATGATTGTGTGCTTTGTTGTGTGCTAGATGGACCTGGGCATCCCTGCAATGACCAAGTGCTGCAATCAGCTTGATATTTGTTATGACACTTGTGGCTCCAACAAGTACCGCTGCGACTCCAAGTTCCGCTGGTGTCTCCACAGCATCTGTTCTGACCTCAAGAAGAGTCTTGGCTTTGTCTCAAAAGTTGAAAGTAGGTAACCCATTGCTAGTTTTTTGCAAAATTTTGCATTAACAATAACTTTTAGACATTTTCGACCTGGAAAATTCCTCAGAAATTCAAATGGAATGTTGGGAAAGTGATTTTAGCCAATAGATTTCTACATAGTACTTCGTAAAACACCTGCTGGCTTTGGATCAGTTATAAAAATGGTCTATTTAAGGGATGCAAATATGTAATTGTATTACCTGTTTCAAAAAAAAGTCCAGCTTCAAACCAAACTATTAAAACCAATCAACTGCCAAAAACAGGATGAATAAAAAGTGTAGGCTGAATAAATCTGAGATGATACTGTCATTTTGACACATTGCTCTGTGTACTGACTAATATTCAtgtctatgtttgtgtgtgtcggTTTCTCCTCAGCATGTGAAACAGTAGCAGACACTTTGTTTAACACAGTGTGGACTCTGGGCTGCAGACCCTACATGAACAGCCAGAGGGCAGCGTGCTACTGTCCAGGAGAGGAGAAGGATGAACTTTAAAAAGATTACACTACAACCCACCCTGTTATTTATAGAACAGTACTAATAAGAGGAACACCACCCCCTCCACCATTATCCTCATCAGATGATGGCACTCTCACTTATAGCGTTGCAAATACTACGGTGTGACTACttgtgtaatttatttcttGCTCTGGTTTTGTTTGAAGCCATTATTTTACATTGGAACACATTTTGGAAGTTAaactgtctttaaaatgttaacCTGCACACTGTGTTTCATagcattttttgtgtgtctagAATCCCTGCTGCTGGTATCAGCACAAATATAGCTGCTGATGGTAAACGATTGTAACTCTGTGTGAATTACACTAAACAATGCAGATAGTCTCTTGTGCATAATACTTTGAGTGTTACCATGACATAGTAAGGACGgtcattataaataaatgctatttacacacatattgtaatggttttcattttttggaatattattttatgtagtAGTTGGTTCTCATATCAGTAGaaataaatgctgttaaatCAAATGGAGGGGTTACGTTGCCTAATCTGGTGCATTATGACTAAACTTTACAACTGTTATTTGCCACTGAACGGCCATCTGTGAACGCTGTCATCTTCGTCAGGGATTGTTAGGACAGACAAATGTATTCCAGGCGAGGTGACGACAGCCTTGGCACAGGTTTAGTTAGTTGAGTTGCTAAGATAGCTATTACTTTGTCAGtaggaatattttaaatacatttggatGAAACAGCaagctaaaaatgtttttgtgtcaaaGCTTGGAGTATCATTACCTGCACAATGACCACTTTATTAAAGCTGAGATTTTAGCTGGCCTTtgtttattcacccatttacacactgATGACATGCAAAACTCTTGCCTGACTCAATGTTAATGacgtggggttcagtgtcttgtcaaAGGAAACTTTGAAATATCAAACCTAGTGAAGttacaaagttattttcaaACTTAAAATAACCAGTAACGATACTGGTTGAATGTAAAATACCAAGACCTGTATATTCCTTTAACAAATGACGAAAAAGCCTATAAAATATTCACTATATTGCCAACAGTATTCGCTCATCCATCCAAATAACTGAATTCAGGTGTTCCAAGCACTTCCATGGCCACAGGTGTATAAAATGAAGCACCTGGACATGCAGACTGCTCCTACAAACATTTGTGAAAGAATGGGCCGCTCTCAGGAGCTCAGTGAATTCCAGCGTGGTGCTGTGATAGGATGCCACCTGTGCAACAAGTCCATTCGTGAAATTTCCTCGCTACTAAATATTCCGCAGTCAAACCTCCAAAGTCCCTGTGGCCTTCAGATTAGCTCAACATCAGTGCGTAGAGAGCTTCATGGAATGGGTTTCCATGGCCGAGCAGCTGCATCCAAGCCATACATCACCAAGTGCAATGCAAAGCGTCGGATGCAGTGGTGTAAAGCACGACGCCACTGGACTCTAGAGCAGTGGAGACGCGTTTTCTAGAGTGATGTATCACGCTTCACCACCTGGCAATCTGATGGACGACTCTGGGCTTGGCGGTTGCCAGGAGAACATTACTTGTCCGACTGCATTGTGGCAACTATGAagtgggggaggggggattATGGTGTGGGGTTGTTTTtcagaacttgactggcctgcacagagtcctgacctcaacccgatagaaaacctttgggatgaattagagcgaagactgcgagcactgtgtattatgtatttcataaacacactcctaaacctggtggaaagccttcccagaagagttgaagctgttatagctgcaaaaggtg
Encoded here:
- the LOC137123961 gene encoding group XIIB secretory phospholipase A2-like protein — translated: MTRWALLAPLLLLLGLLIHSTISQEAEDSAAQPPTPGQASDGAEDKNEEWGMHSLRGSFEAVGGYFDSMLEFMGGRDGVCQYRCRYGKAPLPRSGYQMPEPNGCTSYFFGLPVPEGMDLGIPAMTKCCNQLDICYDTCGSNKYRCDSKFRWCLHSICSDLKKSLGFVSKVETCETVADTLFNTVWTLGCRPYMNSQRAACYCPGEEKDEL